CGCGGGCGGGGCGTGGGTGTCTTTTCCTGTTGTGGGGTGCCGGGGTGTTGCCTCGGTGCTGTTCCTGTGCGGCCTGTGCTGTCTGCCGTGCTTCTTTTCGTGTTCGTGCCGGGCCGGGTGTGTGACCCCGGTCCGGCACGAACATGAAGGAGACCGGTTGTCCTGGCGGCGTCCCGCGGTATCCGATGCGTCTGGCGGTGCCCCGGCGTGAGGTGGCGGTGTTCCCGCGTCCGGGGGTGTCTCCGCGTCCGGGGGTGTCTCCGTGTCGGTGGTGTGTTCCGTGCGGGGTTGGTGGTGTTCCCTGCCGGGGTGTGGGGGTGTGGGGGTGTGGGGGTGTCGGTGTGTTTCCGGTGTGGGGGGGTTAGGCGGCGTAGAGGTCGAAGGTGGAGGTGCGGTGGGGGTTGGCGGTGATGTCGAGGCGGGGGTCGACGTTGAGCATGGCTTGGTGCATGCGTTGGAGTTGGGGGGAGGGTTCGACGCCGAGTTCGTCGATGAGGCGTTGGCGTAGGCGGCGGTAGAGGCTGAGGGCGCTTGCTTGGCGGCCTGAGCGGTAGAGGGCGACCATGGCTTGGGAGTGGAGTCCTTCGTGTTGGGGGTGGCGGGCGATGAGGTCGCTGAGTTCGGCGATGAGTTCGACGTGGCGGCCCAGGCGGAGTTCGGCGTCGATGCGGCGTTCGCGGGCGATGAGGCGGCATTGTTCGAGGCGCATGACTTCGATCTGGAGGACGGGGCCGGTGCGGACGTCGACGAGTGCGGGGCCTTCCCAGAGGTCGAGTGCGTCGTGCAGGAGGGTGGCGGCGTGGGTGTCTTCGCCGTTTTCGAAGGCGCGTTGGCCTTGGCCGGCGAGGTGTTCGAAGCGGTAGACGTCGACGGTTTCGGCGGGTCGTTGCAGGAGGTAGCCGCCGTAGCGGGTGGCCAGGACGTCTTTGGCGGCGTTGGGTGTTTCGGGTCCCATGGCGGTGCGGAGCATGCGGCGCAGTTGGAGGATGTAGGTCTGCAGGGTGGTCAGTGAGCTGGGCGGCAGGTCGGTGCCCCAGATTTCTTCCATGAGGGTGGAGACGGGGACGATTTGGCCGCAGTGGAGGGCGAGCAGGGCCAGGACCTGGCGGGGTTTGCTGGCGGTCGGGACGATCGAGGTTCCGTTTACTTCGGCATTCAGTGCACCCAGTACCTTTATGTGCATGCTTCCCCCGTAGTTTTCGGTGCCCTCGGTTCAGGGAACTTTCGAGTATTAGATAGTGTCTGCCCAGCGATTCTTGTGTAGTTTTCGCTGATCGATTACGAGAGTCTCTGAAGTTTTTGTGGATGATGTTGCGAGGGGAATTCCAGTATTCCTCTAGCGGCCTGCCGGTGACGATCTTCCGCAAGGGCCCGCAACCACCCCGTGACAGCACCCGTGCACCGCTGGCGCCAGGCCCTGTGAACTGGCGCGGTACGCAGGGACGTTGCGCCCCTCAAACCCCCTCCCCAAGCCCACCCCGCCGAGCTCTCCCTCGCCGAGCCGCCCTGCATCGAGCCGCCCTGCGCCGAGCCGTTCTGCGCCGAGCCGTCCTGCGCGGAGCCGCCCCTGTGCCGAGCCGTTCTGTATCGAGCCGTTCTGCGCCGAGCCGTTCTGTATCGAGCCGTCCTGCGCGGAGCCGCCCCTGTGCCGAGCCGTTCTGCATCGAGCCGTCCTGCGCGGAGCCGCCCCTGCGCGGAGCCGCCCCTGCGTCGAGCCGCCCCTGCGTCGAGCCGCCCCTGCGTCGAGCCGTTCTGCGCGGAGCTGCTGTGGCCGTGCGCCGAGCTGCCGAGCTGTCGGGTTCCGGGGCCGGGTGCCGGGCGTCTGGGTGCCTGTGTGTTGTGCCTTGAGTCCCGTGTCTTGTGGAGGGGTTCGGTGTGCGGTGGTGCGTCGGTGTGTGGCGGCATCGGGTGTCCGGTGTGTTCTTTCGTTTTCGGCTCGTCACGGTTGCCTCCCGGTCCCTTGCCGTGGGTGCGCGTGGTGGTGGTGTTTTGCTGTCCGGTGTGTGGTCTTCGGTGGGCAGTCCTTGTGCCGTGGCTGCCGCGCCGTTTGGTGCCAACTCCTCACCGCGCACGGCCTGTTGGTGTGCGGTGGCTTGTCCCGTAGCCGCGTGGTGTTCCGGGCGTCGGGCTGAGGCAGGGGCCTCGCCGGTTGTGTGTGGGGGTGTACGGGTGGCGGGGGCGGCGGTGGCGCTTGCCTGGTGCGGCACCCCGCACCCCGCACCCCGCCCCGCACCCCGCCCCGCACCCGCAGCCCCCGCCCCAGCCCTCGCAGGTCTCGCACCGGCTGTTGTTGACCTCGTGCCAGTTCCTGTAGGCCTCGTACGAGTTCCCGTTGGCTTCGCGCTGGTTTTCCCGCAGGGCCGTTGGTTTCGCGGGCTGCTGCGGGTGGTGGGGGGAGTTCCTCTGCGAGGGGTCCTGTCCGGCAGGGGTTGTGTGTCCCGGCCGGTCCCGGTCCCGTAGCGCCGCTCCCGCTCCCGCTC
This is a stretch of genomic DNA from Streptomyces sp. NA04227. It encodes these proteins:
- a CDS encoding AfsR/SARP family transcriptional regulator; the encoded protein is MHIKVLGALNAEVNGTSIVPTASKPRQVLALLALHCGQIVPVSTLMEEIWGTDLPPSSLTTLQTYILQLRRMLRTAMGPETPNAAKDVLATRYGGYLLQRPAETVDVYRFEHLAGQGQRAFENGEDTHAATLLHDALDLWEGPALVDVRTGPVLQIEVMRLEQCRLIARERRIDAELRLGRHVELIAELSDLIARHPQHEGLHSQAMVALYRSGRQASALSLYRRLRQRLIDELGVEPSPQLQRMHQAMLNVDPRLDITANPHRTSTFDLYAA